In a genomic window of Nitratireductor basaltis:
- the zapE gene encoding cell division protein ZapE produces the protein MSLREGPTSHPTVMQRYDHLVDSGQVKRDDEQIRLVRELDALAERIEKQRLSRKSSALGWLFARKREKETVTGLYIHGGVGRGKTMLMDIFYELLPVRKKRRAHFNDFMADVHDRIGRHRDALKNGDTKESDPIPPVARELAAESWILCFDEFTVTDIADAMILSRLFSALFAQGVVLVATSNVDPVNLYKDGLNRGLFLPFIDLLARHVKVLEVQSETDYRLEKLNKLPVYLSPDDQRAQATMDEAWDTIAEGRVAAPAQIEVKGRKVEIPLAAGDAARFDFDDLCRRPLGARDYLAIARRFSTIFIDHVPVLGLAQRNEAKRFILLIDTLYDCHIRVFISAEAEPTALYTANRGTEQFEFERTASRLIEMQSHDWQQRHERKTLAKAE, from the coding sequence ATGTCCCTGCGCGAAGGCCCAACATCGCATCCAACGGTCATGCAGCGCTATGACCATCTGGTGGATTCGGGTCAGGTCAAGCGCGATGACGAACAGATACGGCTTGTCCGCGAACTGGATGCGCTGGCAGAGCGCATCGAGAAGCAGCGCCTCTCCCGCAAATCCAGCGCCCTTGGCTGGCTGTTCGCCCGCAAGCGCGAGAAGGAGACGGTTACCGGTCTTTACATTCACGGCGGCGTCGGTCGCGGCAAGACGATGCTCATGGACATCTTCTATGAGCTTTTGCCGGTGCGGAAGAAACGCCGCGCGCACTTCAACGACTTCATGGCCGATGTACACGACCGCATCGGTCGGCATCGCGACGCGCTGAAGAACGGCGACACGAAGGAAAGCGATCCGATTCCGCCTGTTGCCCGCGAACTGGCCGCCGAATCCTGGATCCTGTGTTTCGACGAGTTCACCGTCACCGACATTGCTGATGCCATGATCCTCTCTCGGCTGTTCTCCGCCCTGTTTGCCCAGGGCGTGGTGCTGGTGGCAACCTCGAATGTCGACCCGGTCAACCTCTATAAGGACGGCCTCAATCGCGGTCTTTTCCTGCCCTTCATCGATCTGCTTGCCCGGCACGTGAAGGTGCTGGAGGTGCAGTCCGAAACGGACTACCGGCTGGAAAAGCTCAACAAGCTGCCGGTGTATCTCTCACCGGATGACCAGCGGGCCCAGGCCACAATGGACGAGGCGTGGGATACGATTGCTGAAGGCCGCGTTGCCGCACCCGCACAGATCGAGGTAAAGGGCCGCAAGGTCGAGATCCCCCTTGCCGCAGGTGACGCTGCCCGGTTTGACTTCGACGACCTGTGCCGCCGTCCGCTAGGCGCACGCGATTATTTGGCCATTGCGCGCCGCTTCTCCACGATCTTCATCGATCACGTTCCGGTTCTGGGCCTGGCGCAACGCAACGAAGCCAAGCGCTTCATCCTTCTGATCGACACGCTTTACGATTGTCACATACGTGTGTTCATCTCTGCCGAAGCCGAGCCGACCGCGCTTTACACCGCTAATCGCGGCACGGAGCAGTTCGAGTTCGAGCGCACCGCTTCCCGCCTGATCGAGATGCAGAGTCACGATTGGCAGCAGCGGCACGAGCGGAAAACACTGGCGAAAGCCGAATAA
- a CDS encoding protease inhibitor Inh/omp19 family protein, with amino-acid sequence MRNSKTGLIAVSLMALALAGCQSGRLNPIQSSAPANPQPLNAAPAGQVTTNRLPPPANPSQFPQAPASNDQTQMAAVDPTDGTDLTPGASASANAADISKNSLVGSWSVASGGASCQMFLTLTKYGNASRGGTRGCSGDLQNMRGWDVAGKQLVLYDDSGNTIGRLYSSGAERLDGQTSGGSAVSLSR; translated from the coding sequence ATGCGAAACTCAAAAACCGGCTTGATCGCCGTGTCCTTGATGGCGCTTGCGCTTGCTGGCTGTCAGTCGGGAAGGCTCAATCCGATTCAGAGCTCGGCACCCGCCAACCCGCAGCCGCTCAACGCTGCGCCTGCGGGTCAGGTAACGACCAATCGCTTGCCGCCGCCGGCAAATCCGAGCCAGTTCCCACAGGCTCCAGCCAGCAATGACCAGACGCAGATGGCTGCAGTCGATCCGACCGACGGCACTGATCTGACACCCGGTGCCAGCGCTTCGGCCAATGCCGCGGACATCTCCAAGAACAGTCTCGTCGGCTCGTGGAGTGTGGCTTCCGGCGGTGCAAGCTGCCAGATGTTCCTGACGCTGACGAAATACGGAAACGCCTCGCGCGGCGGCACGCGCGGCTGCTCCGGCGACCTGCAGAACATGCGCGGCTGGGACGTCGCAGGCAAGCAGCTCGTCCTTTATGACGACAGTGGCAACACGATCGGTCGCCTCTATTCAAGCGGTGCCGAACGCCTCGACGGCCAGACCAGCGGCGGCAGCGCCGTCTCGTTGTCGCGCTGA
- the mdh gene encoding malate dehydrogenase, with product MARNKIALIGSGMIGGTLAHLAGLKELGDIVLFDIAEGMPQGKALDIAESSPVDGFDSNLVGANDYAAIEGADVCIVTAGVARKPGMSRDDLLGINLKVMEQVGAGIKKYAPNAFVICITNPLDAMVWALQKFSGLPKSHVVGMAGVLDSARFRYFLAEEFKVSVEDVTAFVLGGHGDTMVPLTRYSTVAGIPIPDLVKMGWTTQDKIDQIVQRTRDGGAEIVGLLKTGSAYYAPAASAITMAESFLKDKKRVLPCAAHLSGQYGVKDMYVGVPTVIGAGGVERIIEIDLNKSEQKLLDKSIESVEGLCKACAEIAPNLKQ from the coding sequence ATGGCACGCAACAAGATTGCCCTTATCGGCTCGGGCATGATCGGCGGCACGCTCGCCCATCTCGCCGGCCTGAAGGAACTGGGGGACATCGTCCTCTTCGACATCGCCGAAGGCATGCCTCAGGGCAAGGCCCTCGACATCGCCGAGTCTTCCCCCGTAGACGGCTTCGACTCCAACCTCGTCGGCGCGAATGATTACGCAGCCATCGAGGGTGCGGATGTCTGCATCGTCACCGCAGGTGTTGCCCGCAAGCCGGGCATGAGCCGCGACGATCTCCTCGGCATCAACCTCAAGGTCATGGAGCAGGTCGGCGCAGGCATCAAGAAATATGCCCCCAACGCCTTCGTCATCTGCATCACCAACCCGCTCGACGCTATGGTCTGGGCGCTGCAGAAGTTCTCGGGTCTGCCGAAGAGCCACGTTGTCGGCATGGCAGGCGTCCTGGACTCCGCGCGCTTCCGCTACTTCCTCGCCGAGGAGTTCAAGGTTTCCGTTGAAGACGTGACGGCCTTTGTTCTCGGCGGCCACGGCGACACCATGGTGCCGCTCACCCGCTACTCCACCGTTGCCGGCATCCCGATCCCGGATCTGGTGAAGATGGGCTGGACCACACAGGACAAGATCGACCAGATCGTACAGCGCACCCGCGACGGTGGCGCAGAGATCGTCGGCCTGCTCAAGACCGGTTCGGCCTATTACGCGCCTGCCGCTTCCGCCATCACGATGGCGGAGAGCTTCCTGAAGGACAAGAAGCGCGTTCTGCCCTGTGCCGCGCATCTTTCCGGCCAGTATGGCGTGAAGGACATGTATGTCGGCGTCCCGACCGTTATCGGTGCCGGCGGCGTCGAGCGCATCATCGAAATCGATCTCAACAAGTCCGAGCAGAAGCTGCTCGACAAGTCGATCGAATCCGTCGAGGGCCTGTGCAAGGCCTGCGCGGAAATCGCGCCCAATCTGAAGCAATAG